The Methanomassiliicoccales archaeon genome includes the window GTTGCGATGAGGGATATTACAACAACGACCCCAATCGCTACCCAGACTTTCCTTTTAGTTTCTATCGATCTCCCCCCTGATGAGAATAATCTAGACAAAATGGGGTTTCTGGTATATTATTTGTTTTCTCACCCCTCCTGATGTTTGGATTCGATTCGCCTTTCTAAACTCACTGTAGAATAATTTGCGCTGGACTTTAAATAAATCTGAAAACAACGACATTTTACTATGGTGCCTTCGATGAGGTTTAATGACTGGATAGAGCTATACGACATTCTGTTATTAGAGATCCCTCGATGATTGCAGAATTGAGAAACATCCTCCCTGAAATACAAAGAATCTTTAGAAGTTTCAATGCAATGGATGGAGGTGTAGCTGAGAATGAGGTGTAAGGTTGGTGATATCATACACATGCCTGATCGTGCCTTTCGGCATTCACTTGCTCAATTTCTTCCATATATCAACAAAACGGTCTACCGCGTCGCTTTCGAGACTCTCCTGCAGCGTAATAAGCAGATTTGCGACCTCATCGGGGTTTTCCACGCTGTAAAAAATTTCCCTTTCCATCCGCTGGGCAAGTACAATACCCATGCCTGTGAGCTTTTTCAGGTGATACGAAAGCGTTGATTTTGAAATTCCCGCGGCATTCATCAATGCCTGGAAACTCGAGGATCCGTTAACTAATAGATGCATCAAAATTTTCCGAGGAGAAGGCTGTCGTAAAAATGAGACGATCCTCCTATCTCTCTGCCTAAATTTCTCTGCGGGGAAATACCTCTTGATGTATCCATCACTTTCCGATCTGATGAGTCCCTTTTTCTCCATCAAATCAAGATGATATGAGAGTACACCAGGCTGCATTGAAAGAGAGCGCTCCATTTCCCTCAAATATGTACCCGGATTTCTGG containing:
- a CDS encoding helix-turn-helix domain-containing protein, which codes for MEDPLNLESRRRIYQFIARNPGTYLREMERSLSMQPGVLSYHLDLMEKKGLIRSESDGYIKRYFPAEKFRQRDRRIVSFLRQPSPRKILMHLLVNGSSSFQALMNAAGISKSTLSYHLKKLTGMGIVLAQRMEREIFYSVENPDEVANLLITLQESLESDAVDRFVDIWKKLSK